A window of the Cicer arietinum cultivar CDC Frontier isolate Library 1 chromosome 6, Cicar.CDCFrontier_v2.0, whole genome shotgun sequence genome harbors these coding sequences:
- the LOC101504399 gene encoding protein TRAUCO — MDTLQATYKDEEDEEEDPQPSTTTTAPIAVEPAAPVIHTESIDVPPVTTSTPSDDLSEDEPASDGSAEPKKSPKHNREEPDGEEEPPPKKQKELSSLNSVKEEPITLPEENNGTVNAHASTATKTPANGAGTNSKKSKKKNNNVWATKSTRKGKKKNKNNNNNNNNNNNHTNGGDDSVLITPVPRFPDKTDDTPDMKICLSKVYKAEKVELSEDRLSAGSTKGYRMVRATRGVVEGAWYFEIKVVKLGESGHTRLGWTMEKGDLQAPVGYDGNSFGYRDIDGSKIHKALREKYGDEGYGEGDVIGFYINLPDGDKYAPKTPHLVWYKGQRYVHAQDTKEDPPKVVPGSEISFFKNGVCQGLAFKDLYGGRYYPAASMYTLPNEPNCTVKFNFGPDFEFFPLDFNERPIPKPMIEVPHHGFDNQVENGESNEKKSNGELNEKQSNGELNEKQSNGELNEKKLNEELNEKKSNEELNEKKSNEELNENKS; from the exons ATGGATACACTACAAGCCACATATAAAGacgaagaagatgaagaagaagaccCTCAACCCTCCACCACCACAACCGCACCTATCGCCGTCGAACCCGCCGCTCCTGTTATCCACACCGAATCAATTGACGTGCCTCCCGTCACCACCAGCACCCCCTCCGACGACCTATCTGAAGATGAACCCGCTTCAGACGGCTCCGCGGAACCGAAGAAATCACCCAAACATAACAGAGAAGAACCTGATGGAGAAGAAGAACCGCCTCCGAAGAAGCAGAAGGAATTGTCCTCTCTGAACTCCGTCAAGGAAGAACCGATCACATTGCCGGAGGAAAACAACGGAACAGTAAACGCTCATGCGTCAACTGCTACCAAAACGCCGGCGAACGGAGCAGGAACGAATTCAAAGAAATCGAAGAAAAAGAACAACAACGTGTGGGCAACGAAATCAACAAGGAaagggaaaaagaaaaacaaaaacaacaacaacaataacaacaataacaacaaccaCACGAACGGTGGTGATGACAGCGTTCTGATAACTCCGGTACCGAGGTTTCCAGACAAAACCGATGACACACCGGATATGAAAATTTGTCTATCGAAGGTTTACAAAGCGGAGAAAGTGGAGTTGAGTGAAGATAGGTTAAGTGCAGGGAGCACAAAGGGTTATAGAATGGTTAGGGCAACAAGAGGGGTTGTTGAAGGAGCTTGGTATTTTGAGATAAAGGTTGTGAAGTTAGGGGAAAGTGGACACACGCGGTTGGGTTGGACAATGGAGAAAGGTGATTTGCAGGCACCTGTTGGGTATGATGGAAATAGTTTTGGGTATAGGGATATTGATGGGAGTAAGATTCATAAAGCTTTGAGGGAAAAATATGGGGATGAAGGTTATGGAGAAGGTGATGTTATtggtttttatattaatttgccTGATGGTGATAAGTATGCACCTAAAACTCCACATTTGGTTTGGTATAAAGGCCAACGGTATGTTCATGCTCAAGATACTAAGGAAGATCCACCTAAAGTAGTGCCTG GAAGTGAgatatctttctttaaaaatGGTGTATGCCAAGGTTTAGCTTTCAAGGACCTCTATGGTGGTCGTTACTATCCTGCTGCTTCAATGTATACTCTGCCCAATGAACCAAACTGCACAGTAAAGTTCAACTTTGGTCCTGACTTCGAATTTTTTCCGTTGGATTTCAATGAACGACCAATTCCCAAGCCCATGATTGAAGTTCCTCATCATGGTTTTGACAATCAAGTTGAAAATGGGGAGTCAAATGAGAAGAAATCAAATGGAGAGTTGAATGAGAAGCAATCAAATGGAGAGTTGAATGAGAAGCAATCAAATGGAGAGTTGAATGAAAAGAAGTTAAATGAAGAGTTGAATGAGAAGAAGTCAAATGAAGagttgaatgaaaagaaatcaaATGAAGAGTTGAATGAAAATAAATCTTAG
- the LOC101504718 gene encoding ABC transporter G family member 15-like has product MEIEQDITRDGVAKNNEMMRGSKIIRGMHLVWEDLSVVIPNFGNGHTRRLLNGLSGYAEPNRIMAIMGPSGSGKSTLLDALAGRLSGNVIMSGNVLLNGKKRRLDHGVVAYVTQEDILLGTLTVRETISYSANLRLPSSMTKEEVNDIVEGTIIEMGLQDCGDRLIGNWHLRGISGGEKKRLSIALEILTRPCLLFLDEPTSGLDSASAYFVAQTLRNIAHDGKTVISSIHQPSSEVFALFDDLFLLSGGQTIYFGQAEKAVEFFGKAGFPCPSRRNPSDHFLRCINSDFDTITTTMMASRRTHEPKTLAPSTMNLSTAATKAILIDKYRWSEYATYARARIKEISNFEGHECETKSKSQAKWWKQLSTLTHRSFVNMSRDVGYYWIRITIYVALSLCVGTIFFEVGSSYRAIFARGACGAFISGFMTFMSIGGFPSFIEEMKVFYKERLNGYYGIAVYILSNFLSSFPFVAVMSIATGTITYYMVKFRPEFSHLLYICLDLLSCIAVVESSMMIIAALVPNFLMGLVIGAGYIGLMMMTAGYFRQIRDLPKFFWRYPISYINYGAWGLQGAFKNDMIGMEFDPLTPGGPKLKGEIILTTMLGMKVDYSKWWDLAVVIFILMLLRVIFFFILKFKESAVPFLHSIYTKQTLQRIMKRPSFRKTPSFASKRHQPLHPLSSQEGFNSPCH; this is encoded by the exons ATGGAGATAGAGCAAGATATTACTAGGGATGGTGTTGcaaaaaacaatgaaatgatGAGAGGTTCAAAAATAATTAGAGGGATGCATCTTGTGTGGGAAGATTTGAGTGTTGTAATTCCAAATTTTGGTAATGGACACACAAGAAGATTGTTGAATGGTTTGAGTGGATATGCTGAACCTAATAGAATCATGGCTATTATGGGTCCATCTGGCTCTGGAAAATCTACTCTTCTTGATGCTTTGGCAG GTAGACTCTCTGGAAATGTTATCATGTCTGGAAATGTGCTTTTAAACGGAAAGAAAAGGAGATTAGACCATGGGGTTGTA GCTTATGTGACTCAAGAAGACATATTGTTGGGAACACTAACAGTTAGAGAGACAATATCTTACTCGGCAAATTTAAGGCTTCCAAGCAGCATGACAAAAGAAGAGGTAAATGACATTGTAGAGGGAACAATTATAGAAATGGGTCTTCAAGATTGTGGTGATAGGCTTATAGGTAATTGGCACTTAAGAGGTATAAGTGGTGGAGAAAAGAAAAGACTAAGCATAGCACTTGAAATCCTAACAAGGCCTTGTCTCTTGTTCCTTGATGAACCTACTAGTGGTTTGGACAGTGCCTCAGCTTATTTTGTTGCTCAAACATTGAGAAACATAGCTCATGATGGGAAGACTGTTATTTCTTCTATTCATCAACCAAGTAGTGAGGTTTTTGCACTCTTTGATGATCTCTTTCTACTTTCTGGGGGTCAAACAATTTACTTTGGACAAGCTGAAAAGGCTGTTGAG TTCTTTGGCAAAGCAGGATTCCCATGTCCAAGTAGAAGAAACCCTTCTGATCATTTCCTTCGTTGTATTAATTCAGACTTTGACACTATCACAACCACTATGATGGCCTCCAGAAGAACAcat GAACCAAAAACATTAGCACCATCAACAATGAACTTATCAACAGCAGCAACCAAAGCAATACTAATAGATAAATACCGTTGGTCAGAATATGCAACTTATGCAAGAGCAAGAATCAAAGAAATCTCAAATTTT GAAGGACATGAATGTGAAACTAAAAGCAAGAGCCAAGCCAAATGGTGGAAGCAACTATCAACTTTGACTCATAGATCTTTTGTGAACATGTCTAGAGATGTAGGATACTACTGGATAAGGATAACAATCTATGTTGCCTTATCTTTGTGTGTTGGAACCATCTTTTTTGAAGTTGGATCAAGTTATAGAGCCATTTTCGCAAGAGGAGCATGCGGCGCTTTTATATCAGGTTTCATGACATTCATGTCCATAGGAGGCTTCCCATCATTCATAGAGGAAATGAAG GTCTTCTACAAAGAAAGGCTCAATGGATATTATGGAATAGCAGTCTACATTCTGTCAAATTTTCTgtcttcttttccttttgtaGCAGTGATGTCAATTGCTACTGGGACTATAACATATTATATGGTTAAGTTTCGCCCTGAGTTTTCGCATCTTTTGTATATCTGTTTGGATCTATTGAGCTGTATCGCGGTTGTGGAGAGCTCAATGATGATTATAGCTGCATTGGTTCCCAATTTCCTGATGGGATTGGTAATAGGAGCAGGATATATT GGTCTTATGATGATGACTGCTGGGTATTTCCGGCAGATCCGTGATCTTCCCAAATTCTTCTGGCGTTACCCGATTTCATACATCAATTATGGTGCATGGGGATTGCAG GGAGCTTTCAAGAATGACATGATAGGGATGGAGTTTGATCCTTTGACACCTGGTGGACCAAAACTGAAAGGAGAAATAATCCTCACAACAATGCTTGGAATGAAAGTTGATTATTCAAAATGGTGGGACCTAGCTGTGGTCATCTTCATCCTCATGTTGCTTAgagttattttctttttcattctcAAATTTAAGGAGAGTGCTGTACCTTTCCTTCACAGTATCTACACAAAGCAAACACTGCAACGTATCATGAAGCGTCCTTCCTTTAGGAAAACACCATCGTTCGCTTCCAAGAGACACCAACCACTGCATCCATTGTCTTCTCAAGAGGGTTTCAACTCTCCATGTCATTAG